A single genomic interval of Arthrobacter methylotrophus harbors:
- a CDS encoding dihydrodipicolinate synthase family protein, giving the protein MSTQFQGVIPPVITPRHADGRVDTASLKNVTKHLLDGGVSGLFVLGSSGEVPYMTNEERELVVSTIADANAGAVPLVVGANEQTTNRVIEEAKKVIDLGADAIVVTSMYYAIGNAQETETHFRSIHAAVDKPIFAYDVPVRTHFKLPTDLLVRLGRDGVIAGVKDSSGDDVSFRQLLLAAKDIPDFDIFTGHEVVVDGALLGGAQGVVPGLGNVDPAGYRRLFDASQAGNWTAAAAEQDRLADVFEIVYTPNGRVSGGAAGLGAFKTALQVMGIIESNTMSAPMLSLNAEETAAIKVILERNGLV; this is encoded by the coding sequence GTGTCTACTCAGTTCCAGGGCGTCATTCCCCCGGTCATCACCCCCCGCCACGCTGACGGCCGCGTTGACACCGCGTCCCTGAAGAACGTCACCAAGCACCTGCTCGACGGCGGCGTGTCCGGCCTTTTCGTGTTGGGCTCCTCGGGCGAGGTCCCCTACATGACCAACGAGGAGCGCGAACTCGTCGTCTCCACGATCGCCGACGCGAATGCCGGTGCCGTGCCCCTGGTTGTGGGCGCCAACGAACAAACCACCAACCGCGTGATCGAAGAAGCCAAGAAGGTCATCGACCTCGGAGCCGACGCAATCGTAGTCACCTCGATGTACTACGCCATCGGCAACGCCCAGGAGACCGAAACCCACTTCCGAAGCATCCACGCTGCCGTGGACAAGCCGATCTTCGCCTACGACGTCCCCGTCCGTACGCACTTCAAGCTGCCCACCGACCTTCTGGTCCGTCTGGGTCGCGACGGCGTGATCGCGGGCGTCAAGGACTCCTCCGGCGACGACGTCTCCTTCCGCCAACTGCTCCTTGCAGCCAAGGACATCCCCGACTTCGACATCTTCACGGGCCACGAAGTGGTCGTGGACGGAGCCCTCCTCGGCGGTGCCCAAGGCGTCGTCCCGGGCCTCGGCAACGTTGACCCCGCCGGCTACCGCCGCCTCTTCGATGCCAGCCAGGCCGGAAACTGGACGGCGGCCGCAGCCGAACAGGACCGCTTGGCGGACGTCTTCGAGATCGTCTACACCCCCAACGGCCGGGTCTCCGGCGGCGCAGCAGGCCTCGGCGCCTTCAAGACCGCCCTCCAGGTCATGGGCATCATCGAATCCAACACGATGAGCGCCCCCATGCTCTCCCTGAACGCCGAAGAAACCGCCGCAATCAAGGTCATCCTGGAACGCAACGGCCTGGTCTAG
- a CDS encoding ROK family protein, with protein sequence MMHVIGVDLGGTKTAAGVVAADGSVLFSEQIPTLNREGGNAILGATAALVARLLRRAAGEGIAVGRVGVGSAGVIDAASGTVVSATDSILGWAGTGLAAGLAERLGFPRDSVRAVNDVHAHALGEAWRGAAAGSSSSLMVAFGTGVGGSFVLDGSPVLGHRYVGGHVGHFASPYAYHEGKALPCVCGGSGHVEAIASGPAIHESFVRFGGSPDVPDTRAVFALALHGDAAAIKAIGAGAGAAGQALGGLVNILDPETVVVSGGLADAGDLWWKPMERAMRKELMGPLADIPVLRAALGNTAAIVGAAKLVLN encoded by the coding sequence ATGATGCACGTGATCGGTGTCGATCTTGGTGGAACCAAGACCGCCGCCGGGGTTGTTGCCGCCGACGGGAGCGTGTTGTTTTCGGAGCAAATCCCCACGCTCAATCGCGAGGGTGGGAACGCCATTCTGGGTGCTACGGCGGCGCTCGTAGCACGGCTTCTGCGGCGCGCGGCAGGCGAGGGAATCGCCGTCGGGCGTGTCGGCGTCGGTTCTGCCGGCGTCATTGATGCTGCGAGCGGGACCGTGGTTTCCGCTACCGACTCGATCCTGGGGTGGGCCGGGACCGGGTTGGCTGCGGGCCTGGCGGAACGGCTGGGATTCCCGCGGGACTCGGTCAGGGCTGTCAACGACGTCCATGCGCATGCCTTGGGCGAGGCGTGGCGTGGGGCGGCTGCGGGGTCGTCGAGTTCGCTCATGGTGGCCTTCGGGACGGGAGTCGGCGGCAGTTTCGTGCTGGACGGATCTCCTGTTTTGGGGCATCGCTATGTGGGCGGCCACGTAGGTCATTTTGCGTCGCCGTATGCCTACCACGAAGGTAAGGCGCTCCCCTGCGTGTGCGGCGGTTCCGGCCATGTTGAGGCGATCGCTTCCGGCCCGGCCATCCATGAATCCTTCGTGCGTTTCGGCGGCTCGCCGGACGTACCGGATACCCGAGCCGTGTTTGCCCTGGCGCTCCATGGCGATGCTGCCGCCATCAAGGCTATCGGCGCGGGCGCAGGTGCCGCCGGACAGGCCCTCGGCGGGCTCGTCAACATCCTCGACCCGGAGACGGTAGTAGTTTCCGGTGGACTGGCAGACGCCGGAGATCTCTGGTGGAAACCCATGGAACGCGCCATGCGCAAGGAGCTCATGGGCCCGCTCGCTGACATTCCCGTGCTCCGTGCGGCGCTCGGGAACACCGCGGCCATTGTGGGCGCAGCCAAGCTTGTCCTGAACTAA
- a CDS encoding ABC transporter ATP-binding protein, translating into MLSAQQLQIDGRRNDLLPPTSLEAQRGELLLVTGDGQDQRTALALALSGRMKPGKGLLSWDNSVKTKKLRAASALIDAPGVNEPEQHLSVRDLVTEDLSLIPRRYRGALLSKPWLKVNRFEDIAGLWIEQLPADRRFELLTALALADPALDLLVLDSPDRHSANPADWLPRLEQLAYDAGRPLAVVAVVSALPDSWRGPAAVIGNSVTHTAPAAPAEPLQNAQEDPEEAPETLQRTAK; encoded by the coding sequence GTGCTGTCCGCACAGCAACTCCAGATCGACGGCCGCCGGAATGATCTCCTGCCTCCCACCTCGCTCGAAGCCCAGCGCGGAGAGCTCCTCCTCGTGACCGGCGACGGCCAGGACCAGCGCACAGCCTTGGCCTTGGCACTCAGCGGCCGAATGAAGCCCGGCAAAGGACTCCTGAGCTGGGACAACTCCGTGAAGACCAAGAAGCTCCGGGCAGCGAGCGCCCTCATCGACGCTCCCGGCGTCAATGAACCGGAGCAGCACTTGAGCGTCCGCGACCTCGTGACGGAAGACCTCTCGCTCATTCCCCGCCGCTACCGAGGTGCCCTCCTCAGCAAGCCATGGCTCAAGGTCAATCGCTTCGAGGACATCGCCGGGCTGTGGATTGAGCAACTCCCGGCGGACCGCCGCTTCGAGTTGCTGACCGCCTTGGCCCTCGCGGATCCGGCCCTCGATCTGCTGGTACTCGACTCCCCGGACCGGCACAGCGCGAACCCTGCGGACTGGCTCCCGCGCCTGGAGCAGTTGGCGTACGACGCCGGGCGGCCGCTCGCCGTCGTCGCGGTCGTCTCAGCCCTCCCGGACAGCTGGCGCGGCCCGGCCGCGGTGATCGGCAACTCGGTCACGCATACGGCACCCGCGGCCCCCGCCGAACCCCTCCAAAACGCCCAAGAAGATCCCGAAGAAGCACCCGAAACCCTGCAAAGGACCGCAAAGTGA
- a CDS encoding N-acetylmannosamine-6-phosphate 2-epimerase, with amino-acid sequence MILTPEGLEALRSQLIVSCQAYPGEPMRDPRTTGQVAASAVIGGAAAIRVQGLADVQFTRTAVEVPVIGLWKDGHDGVFITPTLRHALAVANAGAHVVAIDGTRRARPDGLSLKQTIDGLHAETHALVMADCGSYADAAAAVDAGADLIGTTLAGYTGERPKTDGPDLELLAEIAGAGLGTPLIAEGRIHTPAQARQALDAGAFAVVVGTAITHPASITGWFKGAMHG; translated from the coding sequence ATGATCCTGACCCCTGAAGGCCTCGAAGCCCTCCGTTCGCAGTTGATCGTCTCCTGCCAGGCCTATCCGGGCGAGCCCATGCGCGATCCCCGAACCACAGGCCAAGTGGCGGCGTCGGCGGTAATCGGTGGTGCTGCGGCAATCCGTGTCCAAGGCCTCGCGGACGTCCAGTTCACCCGAACGGCTGTCGAGGTCCCGGTGATCGGACTTTGGAAGGACGGCCACGATGGCGTCTTCATCACCCCGACGCTCCGCCACGCCCTCGCCGTCGCGAATGCCGGCGCCCACGTCGTAGCCATCGACGGCACGCGCCGAGCACGGCCCGACGGCCTGAGCCTCAAACAGACGATCGACGGACTTCACGCGGAAACGCATGCCTTGGTGATGGCCGATTGCGGTTCCTACGCCGATGCGGCGGCCGCGGTCGACGCGGGTGCGGACCTGATCGGCACCACGCTCGCCGGATACACCGGTGAACGTCCCAAGACCGATGGCCCCGACCTTGAGCTCCTAGCGGAGATCGCCGGCGCTGGACTAGGCACGCCACTCATCGCCGAGGGCCGCATCCATACCCCTGCCCAGGCCCGCCAAGCCCTCGACGCCGGTGCGTTCGCCGTCGTCGTGGGTACCGCAATCACGCATCCGGCCAGCATCACCGGCTGGTTCAAGGGTGCGATGCACGGCTAG
- a CDS encoding NAD(P)/FAD-dependent oxidoreductase: MAEENIREFDVIVVGAGAVGENVADRVARGGLTTAIVEAELVGGECSYWACIPSKALLRPGTALHAAQSVPGAADAVTKVLDAAPVLKYRDYFTNKWQDDGAVQWLVDTGIELVRGRARITGPREVQVDGKDGNSYSLKAHHAVVVATGSTPVMPKIEGLRDVPYWTTRGATSARSIPERFVVLGGGVAGVELAQAFARLGSSVTLVARGRLLSTFPEEAARLVAAGLRADGVDLRLGTDTTRVEHDADHAFTVTLGDGTTVGCEQLLVATGRRPNLDNLGLENVGLDAEEGKALRLTTDSSGLVEGTASDGTSGLWLYAAGDAAGSALLTHQGKYEARAAGDAIVARAKGTLHGAPKPWSPQAKTADEYAIPSVVFTDPELASVGPSLQQALQKGINATTVEVPINVSGAQLHSENYEGWAQLVVDEDHKVVVGATFAGPGVAELLHGATIAIVGEVPLDRLWHAVPSFPTISEVWLRLLEKYGL; the protein is encoded by the coding sequence ATGGCTGAGGAGAACATCCGGGAATTCGATGTCATTGTGGTCGGCGCCGGAGCCGTGGGTGAGAACGTTGCAGACCGAGTGGCCCGGGGAGGCCTCACCACAGCGATTGTGGAGGCCGAGCTGGTCGGCGGGGAGTGCTCCTACTGGGCCTGCATACCGTCCAAAGCGCTCCTTCGGCCTGGAACTGCCCTGCACGCCGCCCAATCCGTGCCCGGAGCAGCCGACGCCGTGACGAAGGTCCTGGATGCCGCACCTGTCCTGAAGTACCGCGACTACTTCACCAACAAGTGGCAAGACGACGGCGCCGTGCAGTGGCTCGTAGACACAGGCATCGAACTGGTCCGTGGCCGGGCGCGCATCACGGGCCCCCGCGAAGTCCAAGTGGATGGCAAGGACGGCAACAGCTATTCGCTCAAGGCCCACCACGCCGTAGTCGTGGCCACCGGCTCCACACCGGTCATGCCGAAGATTGAAGGCCTGCGCGACGTCCCCTATTGGACAACCCGCGGCGCCACCTCGGCGCGGAGCATCCCTGAACGGTTCGTGGTGCTGGGCGGCGGCGTCGCCGGGGTCGAACTTGCCCAGGCGTTTGCCCGCTTGGGCTCGTCTGTCACGCTCGTTGCCCGGGGGAGGCTGCTCAGCACTTTTCCAGAGGAAGCCGCCCGACTGGTTGCCGCAGGGTTGCGGGCCGACGGCGTCGATCTCCGGCTCGGGACGGACACTACGCGCGTCGAACATGACGCGGACCATGCGTTCACCGTCACGCTCGGGGACGGGACGACCGTGGGTTGCGAGCAATTGCTTGTAGCGACGGGCCGGCGACCCAACCTGGACAATTTGGGGCTTGAGAACGTGGGGCTCGACGCCGAAGAAGGCAAGGCTTTGCGCCTCACCACCGACTCGAGCGGCTTGGTGGAGGGAACTGCCAGCGACGGTACCAGCGGGCTGTGGCTCTACGCGGCCGGCGACGCGGCGGGTTCGGCCCTCCTCACTCACCAAGGCAAGTACGAGGCCCGGGCCGCTGGCGACGCCATCGTGGCGCGTGCCAAGGGAACCCTCCACGGCGCGCCGAAACCTTGGAGCCCCCAGGCCAAGACAGCCGACGAATACGCGATCCCCAGCGTGGTGTTCACAGATCCGGAGCTCGCATCCGTGGGCCCGAGCCTCCAGCAGGCATTGCAGAAGGGCATCAACGCCACAACGGTGGAAGTCCCCATCAATGTGTCCGGCGCCCAGCTGCATTCGGAGAATTACGAAGGCTGGGCGCAACTCGTGGTGGACGAGGACCACAAAGTGGTGGTCGGGGCAACCTTTGCGGGGCCTGGCGTCGCTGAACTTCTGCACGGTGCCACCATCGCCATTGTGGGCGAAGTCCCCTTGGACAGGCTGTGGCATGCTGTGCCGTCGTTCCCCACGATCAGCGAGGTGTGGCTGCGGCTGCTTGAGAAGTACGGGTTGTGA
- a CDS encoding serine hydrolase: MAKLDGLVQDAMGQTGLPGMAVAVVYQDEVVYAKGFGVREVGKPERIGPDTVFKLASVSKPLASTVVAGVVGRQLIKWTDPVIESDKGFALKDDYVTRSATFADLMSHQSGLRTASGDLLEDLGFDRSYILSHINQEPLDTFRSSYNYSNFGYTAGGEAAAKAMKMSWEDLADQILFRPLGMSASSYRNSDYEKASDRAAIHVPLGNKQWAAKYHRDADSEAPAGGASSSVRDLAQWLRLQLGNGSFGGKPVIDPTALQTTHVPHAVSGPASSPAARSRFYGLGWNVSYDDQARVQLGHSGAFNLGTATAVAMLPGEQLAIVALTNGRPQGIPEAITAGFLDAAQHGAPTVDWLAFTAGIFKQLDDSEKPKVDYSKLPSNPAPARPNNAYTGTYANSYYGPLVVLDQDGKLALKMGPAGNPTTFPLAHFDADTFSFESMGENGNGLAGALFAGSGGGTAPSVTLDFYDKTGLGTFTRIS; encoded by the coding sequence TTGGCTAAGCTCGACGGATTGGTCCAAGACGCCATGGGACAAACCGGGCTGCCGGGGATGGCTGTGGCCGTGGTGTACCAGGATGAGGTGGTGTACGCCAAGGGCTTCGGCGTCCGGGAGGTCGGGAAGCCGGAGCGGATCGGTCCTGACACGGTGTTCAAGCTCGCTTCGGTATCCAAGCCCTTGGCGTCAACCGTGGTGGCGGGCGTTGTGGGGCGGCAACTCATCAAATGGACCGACCCGGTCATTGAATCCGACAAGGGCTTCGCGCTCAAGGATGACTACGTCACCCGAAGTGCCACTTTTGCCGACCTCATGTCGCACCAGAGCGGCCTGAGAACAGCGTCGGGTGATCTGCTGGAAGACCTCGGATTCGACCGCTCGTACATCCTCAGCCACATCAACCAAGAGCCCCTTGATACCTTCCGCTCGAGCTACAACTACAGCAATTTCGGCTACACGGCAGGCGGCGAGGCAGCCGCCAAAGCGATGAAGATGTCTTGGGAGGATCTGGCGGACCAGATCCTGTTCCGGCCGCTGGGCATGTCCGCAAGCAGTTACCGCAACTCGGACTACGAGAAGGCGTCGGACAGAGCCGCCATCCACGTGCCGCTCGGGAACAAGCAATGGGCAGCGAAGTACCACCGCGACGCCGACTCCGAGGCTCCGGCGGGCGGTGCGAGTTCCTCGGTCCGGGACCTCGCCCAATGGCTCCGGCTGCAACTCGGCAACGGCAGCTTTGGGGGCAAGCCGGTTATCGATCCAACCGCCCTCCAAACGACTCATGTTCCGCATGCGGTTTCCGGACCGGCGTCGTCTCCGGCCGCTCGTTCCCGTTTCTATGGCCTGGGCTGGAACGTCTCCTATGACGATCAAGCACGTGTCCAGTTGGGACACTCCGGCGCGTTCAATCTTGGCACCGCCACCGCTGTTGCCATGCTCCCTGGGGAACAGCTAGCCATCGTGGCCTTGACTAACGGACGGCCACAGGGGATTCCCGAAGCAATTACCGCGGGTTTCCTGGACGCAGCGCAGCACGGTGCACCCACGGTCGATTGGCTGGCATTCACCGCTGGCATCTTCAAACAGCTCGATGACTCCGAGAAGCCGAAGGTCGACTACTCCAAGCTGCCTTCCAACCCTGCTCCGGCGCGGCCAAACAATGCGTACACCGGCACGTACGCGAACTCGTACTACGGCCCGCTCGTGGTCCTCGATCAGGACGGGAAACTCGCCCTGAAGATGGGGCCGGCGGGCAACCCGACTACTTTCCCGCTGGCCCACTTTGACGCCGACACCTTCAGCTTTGAGTCGATGGGAGAGAACGGAAATGGGCTCGCCGGTGCACTGTTTGCCGGAAGCGGCGGCGGCACTGCACCAAGCGTCACCCTCGATTTCTACGACAAGACAGGATTGGGGACTTTTACGCGGATCTCGTGA